In Akkermansia muciniphila ATCC BAA-835, the genomic stretch AAAAATATGGATGGCCCCGTCCTGAACGCTGAGTTCCGGCCTGATGCACCGGTTGTAGTCAATCGTGATGACGCGCCCGTAGCCGCGGCATTCCGGGCACGCCCCCAGCGGGGAATTAAAAGAAAACAGGCCCGGCCGCGGTTCCATCAGCGGATGCCAGTCTCCGCGGAATTTCAAAGCGGACAACCAGACGCCGTCCACACGGGGAATCACATGGGCCACGCCGCCGCCCAGGCGCATGGCCGTCTCCAGAGCCTCCAGCCTGCGTTCCCTCTGGTCTTCCGACAGCCTCACGCGGTCCTGAACCACCAGCAGCGGTTCTCCTTCCTCCAGCGTCCAATCCTCATCCTCCAGCCGGAGGATCTCTCCATGCGCAAAAGCGCGCAAATACCCCTGTGCCACCAGATTCCTTTTCAACGAGGGAAGATCCACGGATTCGGGCCGCGCCACCTCCAGGCAAACCATCACTTCCGTTCCGGCAGGGAATTCCGAATGCAACTTTTCATCAATGGTACCTGGCGTTTCCGGCTTGATTTCCCGCCCTGTTTCCGGGTCAATGCCCACGGCCAGACGGGCGAAAACAAACTTCCAGTAATCATTCAGCCCCGTCATGGTCCCCACCGTGGAGCGGGATGTCCTGACGGAGTTGCGCTGATGCAGGGCGATGGCCGGAAGAATATTCTCTACGGCGTCCACATCCGGCTTGTCCATGCGGTCCATGAACTGGCGCACGTACGGGGAAAAGGTTTCCATATAACGCCGCTGGCCTTCCGCATACAGCGTGTGCATGGCCAGACTTGTTTTCCCCGATCCGGAAGGTCCCGTCACCACCGTCAGCCGCCCCAGGGGAATGTCCACATCCACATTCTGCAAATTATGCTCACGGGCGCCGCGGATGCGGATGCGCCCATCCTCACAATGACTCATGGAGAAAGAATATCATCAATTTGGAATCATTCCAAGAGAAGCGCCTGTCATGAATCCGGGTTTCCAGAGGAGTCCGGCCAGGTCCAACCTTCCTATTACGTCATCATCAGCACAAATGGAGGGCCGTGCTTGCATTTCTCCCGGCAGCCGCTAGTATTTTTCGATTCTTAGACCGCTGAAAGCGACTCTACCTCGTCAATTTTCAACAAGACAAAGATGATTAAGTGGATTCTAACCAAGATTGTCGGCACCAAAAACCAGCGTGAAGTGCGCCGTCTGCGCCCCATTGTGGAACAAATCGTCTCCATTGAAGAATCATGGAACGGCAAGGGACAGGAATTCCTGCTTGAGAAAACGAGGGAATGGCAAGGGTACCTCCATCGCTTCCTCCCCATGGATCTGCCCCCCGTGCGCATTGTGGAAGCCGCGCCCAGGGAAGAGCTGGAGGAAATAGCCGCCAAACTGAACGCCCGTTTTGAATCCCTGAAAAGCGAATTCTCTTCCCTCCCTGCGGTGGAAGCCACTCCCGCCTCCATTGAAGAAGGGAAAGCCGCCTGGAACAACATTACGCCCCAGTTTGACAAGCTGCGGGAACGCTACCTGAACCAGATACTGCCGGAGGCCTTCGCCGCCGTCAAACACGGCGCCCGCCTGCTCTGCGGGGAAGAACGCGATATCTGCGGTCAAAAACAGGTTTGGGACATGGTCCACTTTGACGTGCAGCTGCTGGGCGGCATTGCCCTGCACCGCGGCTACATTGCGGAAATGGCCACGGGGGAAGGGAAAACGCTTGTAGCCACCCTCCCCGTTTACCTGAATGCCCTGACCGGCATGGGTGTGCATGTGGTGACCGTGAACGATTATCTGGCGCGCCGCGACTCGGAATGGATGGGCATGCTCTTCCAGTTCCTGGGGCTGACTGTCGGCTGCATCCAGAGCATGATGCCCTCCCAACTCCGCCGGGAGCAATACGCCTGCGACATCACTTACGGCACCAACGCCGAATTCGGCTTCGACTACCTGCGCGACAACGGCATGGCAACCTCCAAGTCCGAACAGGTGCAGCGCGGGCACTACTTCTCCATTGTGGACGAAGTGGACTCCATCCTTATTGACGAAGCCCGCACCCCCCTCATCATTTCCGGCCCTGCGGTCGTCACCCGGGAACAGCAGTACGATACCCTGCGCCCCGCCATTGAGCGCGTGGTGAAGGCCCAGACGGACCTTTGCAACGAACTGATGGCCCAGGCCCTGAAAGCCCAGGAAGAAGGCCGCACGGAAGAAGTGGGCCGCTGCCTGTTCAAGGTAAAAATGGGCCAGCCCCGCCACCGCGCCTTCCTGCGCGCCATGCAGGATCCCGAGCTGCGCCGCATCGTGGAAAAATATGAACTGACCCTTTACCAGGATACCCGCAAGAAGGAACTCTACAAGCTGAAGGAGGAAATGTTCTTCACCGTGGATGAAAAAACCCACGACGCCGACCTGATGGAAAAAGGCCGGGAAGTCATCTCTCCCGGCCATCCGGAAGATTTCGTGCTGCCGGATTTGGGAACCGCCTTTGCGGAAATGGACGAAGATCCGCGCCTGACGGAAAAAGACAAACTGCGCCGCAAAAATGAACTGACCAAACAGCTTGACGAAACGGGAGCGCGCCTGCACACCACCTCCCAGCTGCTGAAGGCCTACTGCATTTACGAAAAAGACGTGGAATACGTCGTCAAGGAAGGCAAGGTCATCATCATCGACCAGAATACGGGCCGTGAAATGCCGGGACGCCGCTGGAGCGACGGTCTGCACCAGGCGGTGGAAGCCAAGGAAGGCGTGGAAGTGGAGCGGGAAAACCAGACGTACGCGACCATCACCATCCAGAACTACTTCCGCCTGTACAAAAAACTGGCGGGCATGACCGGCACGGCGGAAACGGAAGCTGCGGAATTCCATGATATTTACAAGCTGGACGTTCTTCCCATCCCGACCAACCGCCCCTGCATCCGCAAGGATCAGAATGACCTCATCTTCAAATCCCGCCGTGAAAAATTCAATGCGGTGGTCAACAAAATCCAGGAACTTCACGACAAAGGCCAGCCCATCCTGATCGGCACGGCCAGCGTGGACGCCTCCGAAACGCTCTCCCGCATGCTCAAGAGGGCCAAAATCCCCCATGAAGTTCTAAACGCAAAAAACCACCAGCGCGAAGCGGAAATCGTGGCGCAGGCCGGCAAGCGCGGAGCCGTCACCGTCTCCACCAACATGGCGGGCCGCGGCACGGACATCAAACTGGGCGAAGGCGTAGCCGACCTCGGCGGCCTCTTCGTCCTGGGTACGGAACGCCATGAATCCCGCCGCATTGACCGCCAGCTGCGCGGCCGCTGCTCCCGCCAGGGGGACCCCGGCGCCTCACAGTTCTTCATCTCCTTTGAAGACGACCTGATGCGCAACTTCGGCGCGGCGGAACGCATGACCAAGATGATGGAACGCCTGGGCGTAGCCGACGGTGAAGCGCTGGAACACAGTTTCCTGAACAAATCCGTGGAATCCGCCCAGAAACGGGTGGAACAGCGCAACTACATGTGGCGCAAGCACGTGCTGGACTATGACGACGTAATGAACAAGCAGCGCGAAATCGTTTACGGATACCGGAATGAAGTGCTTTCCACGGAAAACCCGCGCGAAATGATTTACGATATTCTGGAAGAAGTAATCGCCACGCGCGCCCATGAATTCCTGGACCCGGATGCGGAAGGCGTCACCCACCCGGACGAATTGCTCGCCTGGATGAACGCCTCCTTCCCGCTGGGGCTCACGGCAGAGGCCGCCAAGCTGGAAGAACGGCCCATAGACGACACCATTGCCTTCCTCATTGACAAGGTCAAGTCCACTTATGAAGACAAGGCTTCCCGCGAACGCCCGGAATACCTGGACCACATGGAACGCCAGATCATCCTGGGGGCCATTGACAAAATGTGGCAGGAACACCTGTACAACATGGACTCCCTGCGGGAAGGCGTGCGCCTCCGCGCCCAGGGGCAGAAAGACCCCCTGGTGGAATACAAATCGGAAGCTTACGATCTCTTCATCACCCTGATGGAAAGCATCAAGAGCGAAGCCATCAGCAACCTCTTCAAGAGCACCACCAACCTGGACGCCTTTGAGGACTTCCTGGCCAGCCTGCCCCAGTTTGAATCTTCCGACGAAAACCAGGAAGGCGGAACCAGCCTGCCGGAAATCGGCTTTGACGGCATGCCTTCGGACCTGCTCTCCGCCCTGAGGGAACAAGTCTCCCGGGCACGTGAACAACAATCCGCCCGGCAGGCGGAACCGGAACAGGCCCCGGCCGTCATTTCCGACGCCACCACCATTGGGGAAGGTTACAAACCAGCCGTGGCGGAACCCAAACTGGTCATGCCCAAGCGCAAGGTCAGCGTCGTGCTCCGCAAGGAAGAAGCCCCCCAGGCGCCGGCAGAAACGCCGGTCCCCGGAGAAGGGGAAGAAATTGCCGTCACTCTGGACTCCCAGGACTTTGCGGAAACCATGGACAACCGGGATTCCGCGGATACCCGCACATTCTAAAAAAAACCGCGCATCACTTACAAGGCCGGGGGAAACGGGAATGTCCGTTTGCCCCGGCCCCAAACTTCCGGTCCGCCTTGGCTACGCTCCCTCCCAACAAATCCGCCAATGTCCGTTCCGTGCTGGAGTATGTTCCGTACTTCAGGGATAAAATCTTTGCCGTGCACGTGGAACGCCCCCTGGTGGATTCCGGGGAATTGGTGGATGCCCTGCTGGACTTGGACGTACTGCAGGAAATAGGCGTCAGGCCCGTTCTGATTGTGGAAGGGGCGGACGCCTCCGCGCTGTACGAACACACGCGCGTCTGTGAAATGCGCTCCGCCCTGGTGGAAGCGCCATTGAAGGGCGGCCAGCTTGTCCGGGAAAGAGTCCGGGAAATTCTGGGGCGTCACCAAATTCCCGTGGTGGCTTCCGGCCGTTCCGGCTCCTTTGACCCGGAATCCGTCCATATGGCCTTCAGTCTGGGGGCCTCCAAATACATCGCCCTGCTCAATGACCACAAGGTTCCGTCCCTGGACGGACGCCCCATTGCCGCCATTCTGGAATCGGAAGTAGCGGAGCTGGCAGGAAACGTAACCCACCGCGAACTGCTTGACCAGGCAGCGGAAGCCTGCCGGGCGGGAATCCCCCGCGTGCATCTGCTGGACGGAAAAATGCGCGGCGTGCTGGTGGAGGAACTCTTCTCTGAAGAAGGCGTAGGAACCATGGTCCACACGGACTCCTACCGGGAAATACGCCCGCTGAAGGAAGAAGACATTCCGGAACTCCTCTCCATGATCGCCCGTTCCGTAGTGGACTCCAAATTGGTCAACCGGAACTATGAAGACATTGCCGCCAGAATAGACAGTTACTACGTGCTGACCCTGGACGACAGCATCGTGGGCTGCGTTGCCGTTTATCCCTACCCGGAGCACCATAGCGCAGAACTGGGCTGCCTGTACATCAAGCACCGCCATGAAGGCCGCGGCTATGGCCGCGCACTATGTGAATTTGCCAAAAGAAAAGCGGAGGAAATGGGAATGGAATTCATCTTTGCCCTCTCCCAAAGCGCCGTCCATTACTTCCGGGACCGCATGCATTACGCGGAATTTTCCCGCGACAGCCTGCCCCCGGAACGCCTGCGTACTCTGGAACTCAGCGGGCGCAAATCCGGGGTTTTCGGGTTAAGGCTGAAATAGTTT encodes the following:
- the secA gene encoding preprotein translocase subunit SecA, which produces MIKWILTKIVGTKNQREVRRLRPIVEQIVSIEESWNGKGQEFLLEKTREWQGYLHRFLPMDLPPVRIVEAAPREELEEIAAKLNARFESLKSEFSSLPAVEATPASIEEGKAAWNNITPQFDKLRERYLNQILPEAFAAVKHGARLLCGEERDICGQKQVWDMVHFDVQLLGGIALHRGYIAEMATGEGKTLVATLPVYLNALTGMGVHVVTVNDYLARRDSEWMGMLFQFLGLTVGCIQSMMPSQLRREQYACDITYGTNAEFGFDYLRDNGMATSKSEQVQRGHYFSIVDEVDSILIDEARTPLIISGPAVVTREQQYDTLRPAIERVVKAQTDLCNELMAQALKAQEEGRTEEVGRCLFKVKMGQPRHRAFLRAMQDPELRRIVEKYELTLYQDTRKKELYKLKEEMFFTVDEKTHDADLMEKGREVISPGHPEDFVLPDLGTAFAEMDEDPRLTEKDKLRRKNELTKQLDETGARLHTTSQLLKAYCIYEKDVEYVVKEGKVIIIDQNTGREMPGRRWSDGLHQAVEAKEGVEVERENQTYATITIQNYFRLYKKLAGMTGTAETEAAEFHDIYKLDVLPIPTNRPCIRKDQNDLIFKSRREKFNAVVNKIQELHDKGQPILIGTASVDASETLSRMLKRAKIPHEVLNAKNHQREAEIVAQAGKRGAVTVSTNMAGRGTDIKLGEGVADLGGLFVLGTERHESRRIDRQLRGRCSRQGDPGASQFFISFEDDLMRNFGAAERMTKMMERLGVADGEALEHSFLNKSVESAQKRVEQRNYMWRKHVLDYDDVMNKQREIVYGYRNEVLSTENPREMIYDILEEVIATRAHEFLDPDAEGVTHPDELLAWMNASFPLGLTAEAAKLEERPIDDTIAFLIDKVKSTYEDKASRERPEYLDHMERQIILGAIDKMWQEHLYNMDSLREGVRLRAQGQKDPLVEYKSEAYDLFITLMESIKSEAISNLFKSTTNLDAFEDFLASLPQFESSDENQEGGTSLPEIGFDGMPSDLLSALREQVSRAREQQSARQAEPEQAPAVISDATTIGEGYKPAVAEPKLVMPKRKVSVVLRKEEAPQAPAETPVPGEGEEIAVTLDSQDFAETMDNRDSADTRTF
- a CDS encoding GNAT family N-acetyltransferase translates to MATLPPNKSANVRSVLEYVPYFRDKIFAVHVERPLVDSGELVDALLDLDVLQEIGVRPVLIVEGADASALYEHTRVCEMRSALVEAPLKGGQLVRERVREILGRHQIPVVASGRSGSFDPESVHMAFSLGASKYIALLNDHKVPSLDGRPIAAILESEVAELAGNVTHRELLDQAAEACRAGIPRVHLLDGKMRGVLVEELFSEEGVGTMVHTDSYREIRPLKEEDIPELLSMIARSVVDSKLVNRNYEDIAARIDSYYVLTLDDSIVGCVAVYPYPEHHSAELGCLYIKHRHEGRGYGRALCEFAKRKAEEMGMEFIFALSQSAVHYFRDRMHYAEFSRDSLPPERLRTLELSGRKSGVFGLRLK